Within Micromonas commoda chromosome 9, complete sequence, the genomic segment GGTTCGCCGTCtcccggagacgcgcgctcACCTGCAGATGAAGATAACACCGCCgagttcgtcgtcgccgctaGAGGACACGCGCATGTCTTCGCCAGACGCGCCCctgtcgagctcgtcgaggatctCGGTCGCCGACTTGTACCCCGCCATCTTTACTCCCGGCAACACACTCAACCGCCGACCCGGTGGTTTTCGTTCTGATGCCGTACAACAAGCGCGCTCCCTTTAGCGCCCTTCCGAACACACGCGCCGGTGCAATCGACGATGCGACCGCGAATCCGGACTCGAAGGAGAGTTCTCAAAGGCTCGACCCACAAAAAGTCGCAGCCTGCTTACTGCGTCGCTCGCAGTGGCGCGTCTCCGGCCCCGTCACTCCTCGAAGAGATACTCTTGTTGGCTTCGGCACCGGTCGCGTGAGAATCTCTGGCCAATGGCAGGTCTTCGACGTCAGATCGTGATCTTCTGACTGTTTTCCCTGTGCGCCGAAACTGATTCGGTGAAATGATGACTGATTCAGGGTGACATTCATACACATCTTACAGAATTTGTGGTTAGCCAAAAAGCATCACCCCCgctcgtacacgtcgccgGATTGCTTCCGGACCTCTTCGGCACTCCTCGCAACGCGTCTGGTGGGGTATCCTCGGGGGAATGGGGGCACCTCTCAGCAAAGATGGGTACGAGGAGGTCCAGAGGTGGGATGACGACGGAGAGGGGCTCTTCGATGCGGGTGACGTCAAGGCCGTCTCGGGCACGGGCGCCATgtctcccgcggcgcgcgaaaacgcggcgacggagctcgGTGGCTTCGTGGGCGAGGCGAGGAACCAGGCAGGCCTTGCGCTCCCCGTTAGCTTGTCCATGGTGTGCAACCGCGTGATGAGTCTCACCTCTGTCGCGTTCGTGGGGCGTCTCGGTCCAGTTCCTCTGGCGGCAGCAGCGCTCGCGACCACCCTTGGCAACGTGACCGGAAACTCAATCATGGTTGGCTTGGCGAGTGCTGTGTCGACGTTGGGGGGGCaggcgttcggcgcgggttcgtATCCGACACTGGGTTTCGTGCTGCAGAGGGCAATAATAATACTGACCTTAGCCGCCGTGCCCATATCCCTGGCATGGTGGTGCTCTGAGGGGATCCTTAGGATCCTCGGGCAGGATCACGATTTGGCAaaggcgagcgcgtcgtacATCCGAGCGTTGATTCCCGGACTGTTCTTCTACGCGTGGAACGTGTGTCTGACGGCGTACCTCCAGTCGCAACGCATAACcagacccgcggcgctggcaggggtggtggcggcggtgatgcaCTTCCCCGCGAACGTCGTGTTCATCCACACGCTCGGGTTGGGCTACGTGGGAGCGGGTTTAGCCACGTCTTGGAGCAACGGCGTAGTGCTGTGCCTGAACGTGCTGTACGCGTCGCGGTTCAAGAAGGATGAGCCCGGGCGGGAGACGTGGCCGGGGTTCAGCGTCAGGGCGGCAACGACGGAGTGGAGGCCGTTCCTCAGGCTCGCTCTGCCGGGAATCTTGATGATGAGCGAATGGTGGGCCAGCGAGGCGAATATACTCCTCGCGGGTTTGCTCCCAGACCCGGAGTACAACGTGGCGGCTGTTTCCATTTTCCAGGTGACAAACGCCCTGGCGTTCATGGTGCCCGTGGGGTTCTCAGTCGCCGTGAGCACCAGGTGCGCcaacgagctcggcgcgaggaggccggcgcacgcgaggttTGCATCCAGGGTGGCGTTTTCGCTCATACTGGCCGTGGAATTTATCGTCTCCGCGCTGCTCCTGGCGGTTAAGAAGCACTGGGGCAGGCTGTACACCAACGACGAGAGGATCGTGCGATTGGTGAGCGCGCTATTGGTGCCATTGGCTGTGTACACATTTTTCGACGGCATGTTGTGCGTCGCCACGGGTGTCATCAAGGCGTGCGGCCGGCAATGGATTGCTGGGCCAGTCGTTTTTTTCAGCTATTACGTGGTGGGCATCCCGCTGGCGTGCTGGCTCTCGTTCGGCAGCCCGGACATAGGTGCGATGGGTCTTGTCGTTGGAGGTACCGTGGGCACGATCATACATTCCGTGATCATCCTGGTCCTCGTGCATAACACGGACTGGATCGGCGAAGTGACGAGGGCGCTTGAACGGGTGGAGGCAAACAGCTTTGGGAGGAAAGACGCAGGCGGCGccgacaccgacgccgaggctctGCTGCCAGACGTGTGCGCCGAGGTGGAGTTGGAGGACATGAAGAAAAAGTCGGCGGACAACTAGTTAGCTAGCTAGCTGTTAGGCGGGACGAAGAGCTCGTCATCTTAGTTCATTCAACATCAAAATGTTGACGACATCGATAGACTAGACATCGATACTACTCTCTGCAGCTCTGCACTGCTCGTGCGTCATCCAAACGACGAAAGCTTTGCATCGCGGTCGGGTTTGGACACAAGTATCATAGGAGCGCACGCG encodes:
- a CDS encoding Multidrug/Oligosaccharidyl-lipid/Polysaccharide flippase (multidrug efflux) encodes the protein MGAPLSKDGYEEVQRWDDDGEGLFDAGDVKAVSGTGAMSPAARENAATELGGFVGEARNQAGLALPVSLSMVCNRVMSLTSVAFVGRLGPVPLAAAALATTLGNVTGNSIMVGLASAVSTLGGQAFGAGSYPTLGFVLQRAIIILTLAAVPISLAWWCSEGILRILGQDHDLAKASASYIRALIPGLFFYAWNVCLTAYLQSQRITRPAALAGVVAAVMHFPANVVFIHTLGLGYVGAGLATSWSNGVVLCLNVLYASRFKKDEPGRETWPGFSVRAATTEWRPFLRLALPGILMMSEWWASEANILLAGLLPDPEYNVAAVSIFQVTNALAFMVPVGFSVAVSTRCANELGARRPAHARFASRVAFSLILAVEFIVSALLLAVKKHWGRLYTNDERIVRLVSALLVPLAVYTFFDGMLCVATGVIKACGRQWIAGPVVFFSYYVVGIPLACWLSFGSPDIGAMGLVVGGTVGTIIHSVIILVLVHNTDWIGEVTRALERVEANSFGRKDAGGADTDAEALLPDVCAEVELEDMKKKSADN